The proteins below are encoded in one region of Metabacillus dongyingensis:
- a CDS encoding ATP-binding protein, translating into MNKYTGRIMITLIAVCILILWNILDYYLGSQSVPLILRSLFCLLVLSVVWKLGTYFDRSKLLIHQLSESQLRYKNLLGETKMVLENIQEVVFQTDGEGNFIYLNPAWTDVTGYERSESLYSSFYHYITFEDKKRVKSKLVEYTAAKRPEGKLETSYRKKSGGEFYAHVQFKMYYDNEGYLIGTVGTIQDITDRKMEEREWREMNEHLALKSQKLSIAGQLAAGIAHEVRNPLTSISGFLQLIKKEFPGKDTYFDIIFGEIKRIELVLSEMLVLAKPQAIHFREKNMISILDQVAVLIESNAILHNIQIEKSLPSTEIIVECDENQLKQVFINLIKNAIEALPDGGNIHMSCRLKGEYVIIAIEDDGMGIPKEKISKLGEPFFSTKEKGTGLGLTVCLRIIKDHYGHINVNSSLNKGTIFEVVLPVVNRHTILEPV; encoded by the coding sequence ATGAACAAATATACGGGCAGAATTATGATTACTTTAATAGCAGTATGTATTCTGATTTTATGGAATATCTTAGACTATTATTTGGGGAGTCAGTCTGTCCCTTTGATACTCAGAAGTTTATTCTGCTTATTAGTCTTGTCTGTTGTCTGGAAATTAGGCACTTATTTTGACCGTTCCAAATTGTTGATTCATCAGCTGAGCGAAAGTCAGCTCCGCTATAAAAACCTGCTTGGTGAGACGAAGATGGTCCTTGAAAATATTCAGGAAGTCGTGTTTCAAACAGATGGTGAAGGGAATTTTATTTACTTAAATCCTGCATGGACGGACGTAACAGGGTATGAAAGATCAGAAAGTCTTTATTCCAGTTTTTATCATTACATTACATTTGAAGATAAAAAGCGGGTAAAAAGCAAGCTTGTTGAATATACAGCTGCGAAACGACCCGAGGGAAAACTGGAAACATCCTATCGCAAGAAAAGCGGCGGAGAATTTTATGCTCATGTTCAATTCAAAATGTATTATGACAATGAAGGCTATTTGATCGGAACGGTCGGGACAATTCAGGACATTACTGACAGAAAAATGGAAGAGCGGGAATGGAGAGAAATGAATGAGCACCTTGCCCTGAAATCCCAAAAACTTTCCATTGCCGGACAGCTTGCAGCGGGCATTGCACATGAGGTAAGAAATCCGCTTACATCCATCAGCGGTTTTCTTCAGCTGATTAAAAAAGAATTTCCTGGCAAAGATACATATTTTGATATTATCTTTGGAGAAATAAAGAGAATTGAGCTGGTTCTTAGTGAAATGCTTGTCTTGGCCAAACCGCAGGCGATTCATTTCAGGGAAAAGAATATGATTTCCATTTTGGACCAAGTGGCTGTACTGATTGAATCCAATGCCATTTTACATAATATCCAGATTGAAAAAAGTTTGCCCTCAACAGAAATTATAGTGGAATGTGATGAAAATCAATTAAAACAGGTATTTATCAATCTAATTAAAAACGCGATTGAAGCACTGCCTGATGGAGGAAATATCCACATGAGCTGCAGACTGAAAGGGGAATATGTGATCATAGCAATTGAAGATGATGGTATGGGGATACCAAAAGAAAAAATCTCAAAACTTGGCGAACCATTCTTTTCTACAAAAGAAAAAGGGACTGGTCTTGGTCTGACCGTTTGCTTAAGGATAATAAAAGATCACTATGGCCATATCAATGTAAACAGCAGCTTAAATAAGGGGACTATCTTCGAGGTTGTACTGCCAGTTGTGAATCGCCATACGATATTAGAACCAGTTTAA
- a CDS encoding gamma-glutamylcyclotransferase — MNCHLFVYGTLRYMEKNHHFLKDRTCIAEQAWTNGSLYDSNDGYPAMTVEQETVYGELYEIDEELLPEVHVLEGYNGPEADDNLFEFVPIRVYTDKMEYDAFCYVIKPEQADTMKKIKSGDWKEYQFILNPPAETFYFAYGSCMDTERFQKAAVDHHFADVIGGGKAEKYSVKFTVTMEDGGRADIVEDGGGAEGILYRVPEEAVDYLYMREGVDSKLYRPAFIKVETGGVVYEQCLTFTVVQKKEEFRPPGHYSTEILRGAKSRLGEEYIEKIRAYMAALPEYKP; from the coding sequence ATGAACTGTCATTTATTTGTTTATGGGACACTTCGCTATATGGAGAAAAATCATCATTTTTTAAAGGATAGAACATGTATTGCCGAACAGGCGTGGACAAATGGATCGCTGTATGATTCGAATGACGGCTATCCTGCGATGACTGTGGAACAGGAAACAGTTTACGGAGAACTCTATGAAATTGATGAGGAACTGCTTCCTGAAGTTCATGTACTAGAAGGGTACAATGGACCTGAAGCAGATGACAATCTGTTCGAATTTGTGCCAATCCGTGTCTATACAGATAAAATGGAATATGATGCTTTTTGTTATGTCATAAAGCCGGAACAGGCTGATACAATGAAAAAAATAAAGAGCGGAGACTGGAAAGAATATCAGTTTATCTTGAATCCGCCAGCTGAAACGTTTTATTTTGCTTATGGTTCGTGTATGGATACCGAACGATTTCAAAAAGCGGCTGTTGATCATCATTTTGCCGATGTAATCGGCGGAGGAAAAGCAGAAAAGTATTCTGTTAAATTCACAGTTACGATGGAAGATGGGGGCCGCGCTGACATCGTTGAAGATGGCGGAGGGGCTGAGGGCATTTTATACCGTGTACCTGAGGAAGCGGTGGACTATCTTTACATGCGTGAAGGTGTTGATTCTAAATTGTATCGTCCAGCCTTCATTAAGGTGGAAACGGGCGGAGTGGTTTATGAGCAGTGCCTTACTTTTACAGTGGTTCAGAAAAAAGAAGAGTTCCGCCCGCCTGGCCACTACTCAACAGAAATATTAAGAGGTGCAAAAAGCAGACTCGGAGAGGAGTATATTGAAAAAATCCGGGCATATATGGCTGCTCTTCCTGAATATAAACCATAA